In the genome of Gammaproteobacteria bacterium, one region contains:
- a CDS encoding DUF1249 domain-containing protein, translated as MQITLNCRSCESPRPQSFAALMEMYEANYIRLRCLCGDIHALPDESVSAVPDALPLYLHVLERCKYTTTLNLTYYFQEAGELTPRPDLTLRVYHDARQVEVMSRYCNDKGGVVSTEDVLRHPEQSALLCKWRLNRFLYKWLSYCLRQNHGFALKPGNSDYYSQFLPQLA; from the coding sequence ATGCAGATTACACTCAATTGCCGAAGCTGCGAGAGTCCGAGACCCCAGAGTTTCGCGGCGCTCATGGAGATGTATGAGGCGAATTATATTCGTCTGCGCTGTCTCTGCGGCGATATCCATGCCCTGCCGGACGAGTCAGTTTCGGCGGTGCCGGATGCATTGCCACTGTACTTGCACGTTCTCGAGCGCTGCAAGTACACCACCACGCTCAACCTGACCTATTACTTTCAGGAGGCGGGCGAGCTCACGCCCCGCCCGGACCTGACCCTGCGGGTCTACCACGACGCCCGTCAGGTTGAAGTCATGAGCCGCTACTGCAATGACAAGGGCGGGGTGGTTTCGACCGAGGACGTGCTCCGCCATCCCGAGCAAAGCGCCCTGTTGTGCAAATGGCGCCTGAACCGCTTTCTCTACAAGTGGTTGTCCTATTGCCTGCGCCAGAATCACGGCTTCGCCCTGAAGCCTGGTAATTCTGACTATTATTCTCAATTTCTCCCTCAGTTAGCCTGA
- the iscR gene encoding Fe-S cluster assembly transcriptional regulator IscR: MKLSTKGRYAVTAMLDLAIHDRIGPVTLADISQCQGISLSYLEQLFAKLRRDKLVEGVRGPGGGYRLARPADQITIAQIIDAVDEKVDVTRCGGNEDCQEGERCLTHELWNDLSQRLYDFLDGITLAEFMDRPEVREIAERQDYDSHRHYMMFNSTAA, from the coding sequence ATGAAGTTATCGACCAAAGGCCGTTATGCCGTTACCGCAATGCTGGATCTGGCGATTCATGACCGGATCGGGCCGGTAACGCTGGCCGACATCTCACAGTGCCAGGGCATCTCGCTGTCCTATCTGGAGCAGCTGTTCGCCAAGCTGCGCCGTGACAAGCTCGTCGAGGGCGTGCGTGGTCCTGGCGGCGGCTACCGGCTGGCCCGACCTGCCGATCAGATCACCATCGCCCAGATCATCGATGCCGTGGATGAAAAGGTGGACGTCACCCGCTGCGGCGGCAATGAGGACTGCCAGGAAGGCGAGCGTTGCCTGACGCACGAGCTCTGGAACGATCTGAGCCAGCGTCTGTACGACTTCCTCGACGGCATCACGCTGGCTGAATTCATGGACCGTCCCGAGGTGCGTGAGATCGCCGAGCGGCAGGATTACGATTCCCATCGCCACTATATGATGTTCAACAGCACAGCCGCGTGA
- a CDS encoding alpha-D-glucose phosphate-specific phosphoglucomutase produces the protein MNIVTRQTTPFTDQRPGTSGLRKSVTTFKRTHYLENFVQSLFDTQTGLRGGLLVLGGDGRYYNREAIQTILRMAAANGIGRVMVGQSGLLSTPAVSALIRKYRAQGGIVLSASHNPGGPQGDFGIKYNVANGGPAPEAVTEALYEYSKGISVYQTLDSGHIDIDHPGQHQLGDMAVEVIDPVNDYAELMQELFDFDQIHQLFNSGLFGMRYDAMHAVTGPYALRIIEQILGAQPGTVLRGQPLPDFGGGHPDPNLTYAKELVEILFGRDAPDFGAASDGDGDRNMILGRHFFVTPSDSLAILAANAHLVPGYRNGIAGIARSMPTSQAADRVADSLGIECFETPTGWKFFGNLLDAGRVTLCGEESFGTSSNHVREKDGLWAVLFWLNLLAVKQEPVEKIVRDHWRRFGRNYYTRHDYEGVETDGANALVEHVRAQFGELQGKRFGDYSVAYADDFAYTDPIDGSTSEHQGLRIGFENGARIVYRLSGTGTKGATLRVYIEEYEPDVEKQSRDTQKALAELIHLADHIAGIQHHTGREHPTVIT, from the coding sequence ATGAACATCGTCACCCGCCAGACCACTCCGTTTACAGACCAGCGTCCGGGGACTTCCGGACTGCGCAAATCCGTCACCACCTTCAAACGCACCCACTATCTGGAGAACTTCGTCCAGTCCCTGTTCGATACCCAGACCGGGCTCCGGGGCGGCCTGCTGGTGCTCGGCGGCGATGGCCGATACTACAACCGCGAGGCCATCCAGACCATTTTGCGCATGGCCGCCGCCAACGGCATAGGGCGGGTCATGGTCGGCCAGAGTGGCCTGCTTTCGACGCCGGCCGTCTCGGCATTGATCCGCAAATACCGCGCCCAGGGTGGCATAGTCCTCTCGGCCAGCCACAACCCCGGCGGTCCCCAGGGCGACTTCGGAATCAAGTACAACGTGGCCAACGGCGGCCCGGCACCCGAAGCCGTCACCGAGGCCCTGTACGAATACAGCAAGGGCATCAGCGTCTACCAGACCCTGGACAGCGGCCATATCGACATCGACCACCCCGGGCAGCACCAGTTGGGCGACATGGCGGTCGAGGTGATCGATCCGGTGAACGATTACGCGGAGCTGATGCAGGAACTGTTCGACTTCGACCAGATCCACCAGCTGTTCAACTCGGGACTGTTCGGCATGCGCTACGACGCCATGCACGCCGTCACGGGGCCGTATGCGTTACGGATCATCGAGCAGATCCTGGGTGCCCAGCCGGGAACCGTTCTGCGCGGCCAGCCCCTGCCCGACTTCGGCGGCGGCCACCCCGATCCGAACCTGACCTACGCCAAGGAGCTGGTGGAGATCCTGTTCGGCCGCGATGCCCCGGATTTCGGCGCCGCCTCGGACGGGGACGGGGATCGCAACATGATCCTGGGCCGGCATTTTTTCGTTACCCCCAGCGACAGCCTGGCAATACTGGCCGCCAACGCCCACCTGGTGCCCGGTTACCGCAACGGCATCGCCGGCATCGCCCGCTCCATGCCAACCAGCCAGGCGGCGGATCGGGTCGCCGACAGCCTGGGCATCGAATGCTTCGAAACCCCGACCGGCTGGAAATTCTTCGGCAACCTGCTCGATGCCGGCCGTGTCACGCTGTGCGGCGAGGAAAGCTTCGGCACCAGCTCCAACCACGTGCGCGAAAAGGACGGCCTGTGGGCCGTGCTGTTCTGGCTCAACCTGCTGGCGGTGAAGCAGGAACCGGTGGAAAAGATCGTGCGCGACCACTGGCGGCGCTTCGGCCGAAACTACTACACCCGACACGATTACGAAGGCGTGGAAACGGACGGCGCCAACGCGCTGGTCGAACACGTACGCGCCCAGTTCGGCGAATTGCAGGGCAAACGCTTCGGCGATTACAGCGTGGCCTACGCAGACGACTTCGCCTACACCGACCCCATCGACGGCAGCACCAGCGAACACCAGGGCCTGCGCATCGGTTTCGAGAACGGAGCACGCATCGTCTACCGCCTTTCCGGCACGGGTACCAAGGGCGCAACCCTGCGGGTTTACATCGAGGAATACGAACCGGATGTGGAAAAGCAGAGCCGCGATACCCAGAAGGCATTGGCGGAGC